The proteins below come from a single Caulobacter flavus genomic window:
- a CDS encoding GNAT family N-acetyltransferase encodes MSPSVLEPIADAAWPARERERLGGWRLNATDGFSLRINACWPLGEADREPEAAIDAVEAFYGARGLPVRFKLTDGATSPADLADRLARRGYALHGETLLMTGPVVGAGDAEVVISSEPDPAFEALLVASAKGNAADANERLQALGRIPAPARFARLTLEGRTAALGACAVDGQAVGIFGMRTDPDFRRRGLARRVLDALLAEAASLGARTAYLQVEDVNAPAVALYSARGFSTAYRYRYWSRLARD; translated from the coding sequence ATGAGCCCTTCCGTCCTCGAACCCATCGCCGACGCCGCCTGGCCGGCCCGCGAGCGCGAGCGGCTGGGCGGCTGGCGGCTGAACGCGACCGACGGCTTCTCGCTGCGGATCAACGCCTGCTGGCCGCTGGGCGAGGCCGACCGCGAACCGGAAGCCGCCATCGACGCCGTCGAGGCCTTCTATGGCGCGCGCGGCCTGCCGGTCCGCTTCAAGCTGACCGACGGGGCGACGTCGCCCGCCGATCTGGCCGACCGCCTGGCGCGTCGCGGCTACGCGCTGCACGGCGAGACCCTGCTGATGACCGGCCCGGTCGTCGGGGCCGGCGACGCCGAGGTCGTGATCTCGTCCGAACCCGATCCGGCCTTCGAAGCCTTGCTGGTCGCGTCCGCCAAGGGCAACGCCGCCGACGCCAACGAGCGCCTGCAGGCGCTGGGCCGCATTCCCGCGCCGGCCCGGTTCGCGCGCCTGACGCTGGAGGGCCGCACCGCCGCCCTCGGCGCCTGCGCCGTCGACGGCCAGGCCGTGGGGATCTTCGGCATGCGCACCGATCCGGACTTCCGTCGCCGGGGCCTGGCGCGCCGCGTGCTCGACGCCTTGCTGGCCGAGGCGGCGTCACTGGGCGCGCGCACGGCCTATCTGCAGGTCGAGGACGTCAACGCGCCGGCCGTCGCGCTCTACTCGGCGCGCGGTTTTTCGACGGCCTACCGCTATCGCTACTGGAGCAGGCTGGCCCGCGATTGA
- a CDS encoding CcdC protein domain-containing protein, producing MDHGNQKLIGYGVTAVIVAIVFALRLRSMSKARRLKLEFMWILPAIMVAATVFLFMQFTPHGTDWLWLAAIFAVGATIGWWRGRLIPITIDPDTHELNTRPSPAAILFLLGIFVVRFALKTVFEAEAEAWHISAVLLTDGFVVLGVGLFGVSRLEMTLRAIGLLREARAAKAVQAA from the coding sequence GTGGATCACGGCAACCAGAAACTGATCGGCTACGGCGTCACCGCGGTGATCGTGGCCATCGTCTTCGCGCTGCGCCTACGGTCGATGAGCAAGGCGCGTCGGCTGAAGCTCGAATTCATGTGGATTCTGCCGGCGATCATGGTCGCCGCGACGGTCTTCCTGTTCATGCAGTTCACGCCGCACGGAACCGACTGGCTGTGGCTGGCGGCGATCTTCGCCGTGGGCGCGACGATCGGCTGGTGGCGCGGCCGGCTGATCCCGATCACCATCGATCCCGATACCCACGAGCTGAACACCAGGCCCTCGCCGGCGGCGATCCTGTTCCTGCTGGGCATCTTCGTCGTGCGCTTCGCCCTGAAGACGGTGTTCGAGGCCGAGGCCGAAGCCTGGCACATCAGCGCCGTTCTGCTGACCGACGGCTTCGTGGTGCTGGGCGTTGGCCTGTTCGGCGTGTCGCGCCTTGAGATGACGCTGCGGGCCATCGGCCTGCTGCGCGAGGCTCGCGCGGCGAAGGCGGTCCAGGCGGCCTGA
- a CDS encoding TlpA family protein disulfide reductase: MSEVQSGGAPKRGGLKWAIGAVMLVGVVAVVYVIAQASFKPAELADLKEFKKGSLAKLDVPAQPRAAPATVFTDMDNQPHTLADFKGQVVVMNLWATWCAPCKKEMPTLAKLAGAYAAQPLKVLPISVDRDSDVNLIQAEMAANRPLVSFRDKSYKMSFDLEPRAAGYPTTVIYDKQGRERARVSGEADWSSPEARGLVEALLAEK, from the coding sequence ATGAGCGAAGTCCAGTCGGGTGGGGCGCCTAAGCGCGGCGGTCTGAAGTGGGCGATCGGCGCCGTCATGCTCGTCGGCGTCGTCGCGGTCGTATACGTCATCGCCCAGGCTTCGTTCAAACCCGCAGAGCTCGCCGACCTCAAGGAATTCAAGAAGGGGTCTTTAGCCAAGCTGGACGTGCCGGCCCAGCCGCGCGCCGCGCCGGCCACGGTCTTCACCGACATGGACAACCAGCCCCACACCCTGGCCGACTTCAAGGGCCAGGTCGTGGTCATGAACCTGTGGGCCACCTGGTGCGCGCCCTGCAAGAAGGAGATGCCCACCCTGGCCAAGCTGGCCGGCGCCTACGCCGCCCAGCCGCTGAAGGTGCTGCCGATCAGCGTCGACCGCGACAGCGACGTCAACCTGATCCAGGCCGAGATGGCCGCCAACCGGCCGCTCGTCTCGTTCCGCGACAAGAGCTACAAGATGTCGTTCGACCTCGAGCCGCGCGCCGCCGGCTACCCGACCACGGTGATCTACGACAAGCAGGGGCGCGAGCGCGCCCGCGTCTCCGGCGAGGCCGACTGGTCCAGCCCCGAGGCCCGCGGCCTTGTCGAAGCCCTGCTGGCCGAGAAATGA